The Girardinichthys multiradiatus isolate DD_20200921_A chromosome 24, DD_fGirMul_XY1, whole genome shotgun sequence genome has a window encoding:
- the fastkd2 gene encoding FAST kinase domain-containing protein 2, mitochondrial, with the protein MYMMCRQCSSRRFPWKRLSVPVAASIREASSSRNDLIPVWGGRLNQNSLSGTLSAATFYSDGRNHKENLKESNSLPSEHSLSTDITPDQTSSEQRQRRSPFLELLHQCGSPSDVLDLTCKYSPTIHQVSNCLNHMWSSMKKMSDGQRCYELQLMFEHPEFENLLQRAMRSVQHMCNDDVAYSLLSMVNLGVPQRSRVIQTFLRTCQERLNDFDEKTLSILASALEHMKDGQNVDALKEGMRLVVEVRLPGIKNVLALQTMMRLLGKDAPKELKQKLERKALSMTDQFSLPNVQYMISTMAKMGFQSKPLLKVCGGKIKENLNGIPFNRLYNVLKSCKELLYRDVDLLTSISDHVASTLDIWTNKQLVFFLSVFEDLLFCPTSLMEAYSEKVITNSEALTLKDLLCVLKVYSSLNYDLQHQRQKFLDSLSHALSSYLSKMSGLELLKAVYCLCLLNHFPSALLEQLLNISMLEQLASAKLPKSTERMFQRVDLCLRLDRPPLPQPLTVPSSALGNPILNSPTVNLRLSKGLQSVLADQANAALQEMLVVENFYIIDGVIIKPLPNPTCAMETSSISPAESSQRIAVIYAPNSSFCYGTSIPRGPLALKVRHLKILGYTPVLVTEQHLQPLSEEERTDIIRGLIFPEHASKTRPHDVEHVRS; encoded by the exons atgtacatgaTGTGCAGACAATGTTCAAGCCGCAGGTTCCCATGGAAACGGCTCAGCGTCCCTGTGGCAGCATCAATAAGAGAAGCATCTTCATCTAGAAACGACCTCATTCCTGTTTGGGGCGGGAGGCTGAACCAAAACAGCCTTTCTGGGACACTTAGTGCAGCAACGTTTTACTCGGATGGTAGGAATCACAAAGAAAACCTAAAAGAAAGCAACAGTCTCCCTTCAGAGCATTCACTTTCTACTGACATCACCCCTGACCAGACCTcctcagagcagagacagaggaGGTCCCCTTTCCTGGAACTCCTGCATCAATGTGGCTCCCCATCAGATGTGTTAGACCTCACATGCAAGTACTCGCCCACAATTCATCAGGTCAGCAACTGCCTCAACCACATGTGGTCCTCCATGAAGAAGATGTCAGATGGGCAGCGGTGCTACGAGTTGCAGCTGATGTTTGAGCATCCTGAATTTGAAAATCTTCTGCAACGGGCGATGAGGTCTGTCCAGCACATGTGCAACGATGACGTTGCTTACTCTTTGTTGAGTATGGTCAATCTGGGGGTGCCTCAGCGTAGCCGTGTGATCCAGACCTTCCTTCGAACTTGCCAG GAGAGACTGAATGACTTTGATGAGAAGACGCTGTCCATCTTGGCCTCTGCTCTGGAGCATATGAAGGATGGTCAGAATGTGGATGCCCTAAAGGAAGGCATGAG GCTGGTGGTTGAGGTCCGTCTTCCTgggattaaaaatgttttggctcTTCAGACCATGATGCGACTCCTTGGAAAAGATGCCCCAAAGGAGCTCAAACAGAAACTAGAG AGAAAGGCTTTATCAATGACGGACCAGTTCAGCCTACCCAATGTCCAATACATGATCTCCACTATGGCCAAAATGGGCTTCCAGTCCAAACCACTGTTGAAAGTTTGTGGTGGGAAAATCAAAG AAAACCTAAATGGGATCCCTTTTAACAGGCTGTACAATGTACTGAAGTCCTGTAAGGAGCTTCTCTACAGAGACGTAGATCTGCTTACTAGCATTTCAGACCATGTTGCTTCCACACTTGACATTTGGACTAATAAGCAG CTTGTCTTCTTCCTTTCTGTGTTTGAGGACCTTCTCTTCTGTCCCACTTCCTTAATGGAGGCTTATTCTGAAAAAGTGATCACCAACTCCGAGGCCCTCACCCTTAAGGACCTCCTGTGTGTCTTAAAGGTTTACTCCTCTCTTAACTATGATCTGCAGCATCAAAGACAAAA GTTTCTTGATAGTCTCAGTCATGCTCTCAGCTCCTATCTGTCCAAGATGTCTGGTTTGGAGTTGCTAAAGGCTGTTTACTGTCTGTGTCTGCTGAACCACTTTCCCTCTGCACTCCTGGAGCAGCTCCTGAATATTAGTATGTTGGAGCAGCTTGCAT ctGCAAAGCTCCCAAAGAGCACGGAGAGAATGTTTCAGAGAGTGGATCTATGTCTCCGTCTTGAccgtcctcctcttcctcagcccCTGACTGTCCCCTCATCCGCCCTGGGAAACCCCATTCTCAACAGTCCAACAGTTAACTTGCGGCTCTCAAAGGGCCTGCAGAGTGTGCTGGCAGATCAGGCGAACGCAGCGCTGCAGGAAATGTTGGTGGTGGAGAACTTCTACATCATAG ATGGTGTCATAATCAAACCTCTTCCAAACCCAACGTGTGCGATGGAAACAAGTAGCATTTCTCCAGCAGAGAGCAGTCAAAG AATTGCAGTTATTTACGCACCAAACTCTAGTTTTTGCTATGGTACTTCTATCCCCCGTGGCCCCCTCGCTCTCAAGGTCCGTCATCTGAAGATCCTGGGATACACTCCTGTTTTG GTAACAGAGCAACATCTACAGCCTTTGTCTGAGGAGGAGAGGACAGATATTATACGAGGACTCATTTTTCCAGAACATGCATCAAAAACACGACCACACGACGTGGAACATGTGAGATCCTAA
- the mdh1b gene encoding putative malate dehydrogenase 1B: MAKFVLAGKADCPYYAKAELLADVLQRSLPNFRVHKISVLPAEWKEWLESTCERNGWKHNNSPLVWRELVEQGGKGMLLGGFSDFLNHCQDYYGITSDMSTDVMQRIAAENLETQSSLTAEERHCLSLIQPLHVWITGALSLTCQILIPSLLSAEVFPKDAAIALHLLDLEGDEEEMQRLKMDVEDLAPSVLLQVIVHTDLDQAFHEASIILLLDDFRNDAGNETKLRVITEHYREYGHLIDGRANKQVKVIVCGDSFVNLRCSLLVENAPSINSHQFVATATQLENEARAVLAKKMRVRPSDVTDVIVWGNISGSFIIDLQRAKVFNYRGAIRGPDSFPQSVLQILHDRKWLETEFQQQVRLQRAVVVSKTGHAAAISATNGILRVLKAWHGAYGQDEVFSVGVLCTGFFKLPNGIILSVPVTCMDGKWSVLLDVTVDNKLQEELKLCAKELLQVFHNKAPKTKQSTYS; the protein is encoded by the exons ATGGCAAAATTTGTGCTCGCTg GTAAGGCAGATTGTCCTTATTATGCCAAAGCGGAATTGTTAGCAGACGTTCTGCAGAGATCGCTTCCGAACTTCAGGGTCCATAAGATCTCCGTCCTGCCCGCTGAGTGGAAG GAATGGCTGGAATCCACATGTGAAAGAAATGGCTGGAAGCATAATAACTCTCCTTTAGTTTGGAGGGAGCTGGTGGAACAGGGGGGCAAAGGGATGCTCCTGGGTGGCTTCAGTGACTTCCTGAACCACTGCCAG GACTACTATGGCATCACATCAGACATGTCCACAGATGTGATGCAGAGAATTGCAGCAGAGAATCTGGAAACACAATCAAGCCTCACTGCTGAAGAACGACATTGTCTCAGTCTAATTCAGCCCCTTCATGTTTGGATCACTGG TGCTCTCAGTTTAACATGCCAAATCTTGATCCCATCCCTGCTGTCCGCTGAGGTGTTTCCTAAAGATGCGGCTATTGCACTCCATCTGCTGGACCTGGAGGGGGATGAAGAAGAAATGCAGAGGCTGAAGATGGATGTTGAAGACCTGGCGCCCAGTGTGCTCCTTCAG GTGATAGTTCACACAGATCTGGATCAGGCTTTCCATGAAGCAAGCATCATCCTTCTGTTGGATGATTTCAGAAATGATGCAGGAAATGAGACCAAGCTGAGAGTTATAACAGAGCACTACAGAGAGTATGGGCACCTCATCGATGGACGGGCTAACAAACAGGTGAAGGTGATAGTGTGTGGGGACTCTTTTGTCAACCTGAGATGTTCACTGCTTGTGGAGAATGCACCTTCAATCAACAGCCACCAGTTTGTTGCCACAGCAACACAGCTGGAGAATGAAGCCAGAGCTGTGCTTGCAAAGAAGATGAGAGTGAGACCATCAG ATGTCACAGATGTCATCGTGTGGGGGAACATCAGTGGCAGTTTTATCATTGACCTGCAGAGGGCGAAGGTTTTCAACTATCGAGGGGCAATCAGAGGACCAGATTCCTTTCCCCAGTCAGTCCTTCAAATTTTACATGACAG GAAATGGCTGGAAACAGAATTTCAACAACAGGTTCGACTTCAGCGTGCGGTTGTGGTTTCAAAGACCGGCCATGCAGCTGCAATATCAGCCACCAATGGCATCCTCAGAGTACTGAAGGCTTGGCATGGTGCTTATGGTCAAGATGAGGTCTTTTCAGTTGGTGTACTTTGCACAG GCTTTTTCAAACTCCCAAATGGCATCATCCTCTCAGTTCCAGTTACATGTATGGATGGCAAATGGTCTGTTCTGCTGGATGTGACTGTTGACAACAAGCTTCAGGAGGAACTCAAGCTTTGTGCAAAAGAACTGCTACAGGTTTTTCACAACAAAGcaccaaaaacaaagcaaagcacATACTCTTGA